The sequence below is a genomic window from Brevibacillus agri.
TGCCCGGCGCATCCGAGAGGCTGTATTGGCGAATGTGCGTATTTTCCTCTCCCGGGATCTCCATTTTGACGCTTACATACTGACCTGGCTCGTAGCTCGCAATCTCTTTCCCGTCCTTCGGTACGAGGTAAAAGGACGTGATGACATCGCTCTCTTTTACTTTGCGCTCCACGACAAACTCCCGGAAGTCGGCCCAGCCGCCTGGCTGATTCTCCGCCTGTTCGTACATTTCCGCCTCCACGCTGATGAACGCGTCTGCGATTACCCCGTACGCTTCCGCCCAAGCCTCGATGATCTCGTCTGTCGCGGCATCGCCCAGCACCTCTTTGATCGCACCGAGCAAGTTTTCCCCAACAATCGGATAATGCTCCGGCTTGATGCCCAAGCTGCGGTGCTTGTGTCCGATCTGTTTGACGACGGGCAAAATCGTTTCCAGCTTGTCGATGTACAGGGCAGCCGCATACACCGCATTAGCCAGTGCCGTTTGCTGTCTGCCTTGTTTTTGGTTAGCGTGATTGAAAATGTTCAACAACTCTGGATGGTTGGCAAACATCCGTTGATAAAAGCGTTTGGTTATCGTTGTCCCGTGCACTTCCAGTACAGGCACGGTGGATTTGATAATATCGATCGTTTTTTGGTTCAGCATATTGGCCCTCCTTGAAAAATCAACGTGTGATCTATGTCACTAGTGTACCGGAGCAAAGCTTTTGCCTCCTGTGATTGTAATCACAGGAAAAAGAAACGATTTGTGACAACAAAAAAAGAGCTTCCTGCCTGCTGAAGCTGGTTAATCATAAAAGTTTTACGAGATTTGGCCCTGTTGCTCCGTCCTGCGCTATAGTAAGATATAACCAAAATTGGAGGGGGTATGCTGCTTGACTTTGGAAGAATACAAACAACGCGCATCCGAGCAGGATGACTGGGCACCGGGCTGGGACGCGATCGACGAAGTGTTCCATCAGCTTTATCCTGCACAGGAGCCTGCACATTATGCGACAAATATGGTGAATCGCGCCATGTTTGGCGGGGACGCCTATTTGGATGGCTTCAGCATTTATCAATCTCCGAACGGCTACAAGCACATTTTGACCTACGGCATGACGGAGCTGTACACGGACGAAGAGGCATACGGCGGCGAATGGAGCCGTTGGGGCTATGAGATGACGATCAAGTTAAAGGAAGATTCCAACGAGGAATGTATGTGGGCGATCGACATGCTGTCCAACCTGGCGCGCTATACATACACCCAGAAACGGTTTTTCGAGCCTAACCAGTTTGTCGCAGGGAACGGCACGTCGATTCATATTGGCACAGATTCGGCGATTACGGCCCTGCTCATGGTAGAGGATACAGAAGCAAAAGGAATCGACACCGTCCATGGCAGAGTAGAGTTTTTGCAACTGGTCGGCATTACGCAAAAGGAACTGGAAGCGTTGAAGGACGACCCTGCGCAGGCGGAGACATTGATTGCAGCGATGAAAAAGGACAATCCATACTTGCTGACAGATATGAACAGGGTTCAGTCTTACTTGTGAACAGCCGAAAAAAGCACCGGGTATGACGCGTTCCCCGTCGGCAGTCTGGCAGTCTGGCAGTCTGCGACTCTATGTTTCTGCAGCACCGTGCGCAAAGCTCTTGTCTCCTGCCATCCGGTTCAACGGGGAAAGAATGGAACTGACATTGAAAATAGGTTTAGTAAGACATTACAAAGTCAAGCAAGATTATCCAAAAGGTGCGTTCATATGCGGCCGGGACGTGAATGCATGGTTTCAAACGTACGACCTGGCCGACATTGAGGCAGGCCGGACCGACCTGAAAGGAATTGAGTGGAGCAGATGCTATTCCAGCTCGCTTTCGCGTGCGGTAAAAACGGCGGAGCTGATCTTTCAGGGACCGATTACGCAAATGGCCGAGCTAAAGGAAATCGCGCCGCCTGCCTTGCCTGCACGGCTTAGGCTGCCGTTTTTGCTCTGGGCGATTCTGATTCGCCGAGGCTTCAACGGACCGAAGTTCAAAATTGCGAGCAACGGCGAGCTTTATTTGTTCGAGCGGCAACAGCCTGAGTCGTGAGTAAACGTTTGGGCCAGTCGAAACGTTTTGCCTATTAGAAAACCTGGCTGCACCAGGCACTGGCGACAAGCCTTCGCGGCCCCGATCCAAAAAAAGATCATCCCTCGCCTCGGCCGGGATGATCTTTTTGCTTCTATTAAATAATTGGCGGCGCTTCCTCGATCCGCTCTCGCACAAACCGGGCGATGCCGTCTATGTCGTCTACGTGAAAACAGGGCAGCTCCGCCTGCTTCTGCTCTCCCCAGCTTACCACTCCGACCAGGTTGGACACGGACCGGAGCAATTCAGCATCTTCCGGCCGCCGCAACAGCACGAGCTTGGGGTAGCCTTCCCGCTTGAAGCCTTCCACGAGGACGAGGTTCGCTCCGGCGGCCGCAAGACGCTGTACGAGTACGGCCAGCTCTTGCGGGCGCTGCTCGACGATTGCCGTCTTCGTCCGCGAGGTGATTGCCACGATCGAAGCTCCTGCCTCGCGATAGCGCCACGTGTCTTTTCCAGGCTGGTCCCATTCAAAATCGTGGCCGCCATCGTGCTTGATGACGCCAACCCGCAGCCCGGCGCCCTCCAGCAGAGGAATGAGCTTCGTCAACAGCGTCGTCTTGCCACTGTTGGAATAGCCGACGATTTGCAACACGCACGGCTGTTTGTCCAGGTCCATTCGCTATCCTTCCTTCCTCCAGGTCGGGGCCGCATGGGTTAAAACTTCGACCAGCTCGCCCGCCTGCTTGCCGCTTCCGCCCGGCGGAATGACGATGAAGCATTCGCTGTCCTTGAGCGTTCCGAGATTGCCCGCCTTTTCATTGAAATCAGGCACCGCCAAAAGTCCGCCGTCTTGTTCCAGCAGCCTGCCGCGCAAATAGCGCGGGAACGGGCACGGCTTTTGATAAGAAACGGCCAGCCTCGCCCGGATTGCGTGCGGGACGACTTCTGCCGCCCCGGAAAGGCGCCGGATCGCCGTCCGCGCGAACAGCTCAAAGCCGAGGAAACAGGCTCCGGGATTTCCCGACAGCGCCAAGTACGGCTTGCCTCCAACGAGCATGCTCGTCGTCGGACTGGCCGGGCGCATCGCTACCCGGTTGAACAAAAGTTCCACGTCCGGCTCGTCCGTCAGGAGCGCGATCACATCGAAATCGCCCACTGACACCCCTCCGCTGGACACGAGCACATCCACTTGCTGCATGTATTCGCTGATTTTTTGCTTCGCCACGGCGAGTTCATCGGGCAGGCCGGAAAAGCAAACAGGGATGCCCCCCGCCTCGGCAATGAGAGCGGTCAGCATCACCATATTGCTGTTGCGAATTTTTCCCGGGACGAGCGGCTCGTCAATGCCTAACAGCTCGCTGCCCGTCGCCAGAAGGCCGACTCGCGGCCGGCGGAAAACATCGACTTGCGCGTAGCCAAACGTAGCCAGACTGGCGATCGTGCCTGCGTTGATCCTCTCGCCAGCCTTGGCGATCACCGTTCCTTTTGCCATCTCCTCGCCGCGGCGGGAGACATTTTCCCCAGGCTGCATCGCCCGCTTGATCCAGACGGTTTCCGCGTGCTCGCCAGGGTTTTGCGTTTGCTCAAACATAATCACGGCATCGGCGCCTTCCGGCATCATCGCTCCGGTCATGATCCGCGTAGCGCAGCCTTCCGTCACGGTTCGCTCAGGCACCTGTCCCGCCGCTACGGTTTCGATCACCTTGAGGGCGAGCGGGCTCGCGATCGTAGCCCCGACCGTATCCGCCGCCCTTACGGCAAAGCCGTCCAGCGGCGAGCGGTCAAAGTGCGGCAAATCGTACGTTGCGTACAAATCGCAAGCCAAAATTCGCCCGTAAGCCTCCCCGATGTGCACCCGTTCTGTTTCCAGCGTAGGCAATGCCGCGAGCCATTTGCCCATCGCTTCCTCTACCGAGACTGTTTGTCGCGCAAAACGCATCGTCCGTTCCTCCTAATTGTGACCGCCCATCACGCCGTTTTTGTCAGCCGACGTTTACTTCCAAATCTTCTATCGGTTTTTCCTTGTATTTCAAATCTTTATTAGCAGTGAACGAATCCGCCTTTTCGATCTTCACTGCCGTATTGTATTCCGGGATACCCGCGAACGCTTCGTACACGCCTTTTGGAATCAGCACGTTTCCTTCCGGCCAGTACACCTGGATATTCCCTCTTCTCGTATCTTCAAACTTGGCGCGCCCTTGGTAGGTGCCATAGCTATTATACACGACAATCGTTTCGCCTTCCGCAATGCGCAGTTCCCGCGCGTCTTCCGGATTGATTAAAATATCGTAGCGATCCGCGTTGTTGAACGGGTCTTTGTTGCTGTAGATCATCGAGTTGAACTGCTTGCCGCGGCGGGTGGTCACGTAAAAATGCCCTTCCGGCTTGTCAAGCTGCGGAATTTCGATCGGCAGCAGATTCGCTCGGCCGTCTGGCGTCGGGCACACTCCGTCCTCGCACAGCCAGGCCCCTCCCCATTGAAACACATCTCCGCGTTTTTTCAAATGCTGGATGCCGTCGTAGTTCGGATTCGCCTGCGCGATTTCCGCACGAATTTCCTCCGCGCTGGCAAAATGCATGAGGTGCTTTTTGTCCGGATGCACGCGCGCAGCCAAATCGACGTAAATCTGCCACTCGGCCCGCGCCTCTTCAATCCGTGGTCCCTCGATCTCGGCGCTGAAGTACACCATCCGCTCCGTACTGGTCGACGTGCCGCCGCCCGGCTGCTCGTAGCGCGTCATCGCCGGCAGGACGATTACCTCTTCCTTGGCATCGACGAGGGTAGACGTGTTGAAAATGATGTCCTGATGGACGCGCAGCTCGACATTCTCCAAACATTTTTCCATGAAGTCAGGGTCAGGCATCGTCTCCAGGAAGTTGCCGCCGCTCGTGTAAAACAGCCGCGTCTTGCGCTCGTGTCCATCGGGCAGCAGGGCGTTTTCGAGCGAGATGCCGACAATATCGCCTTGCCATTTCGGGATCGGGAACTTCCACAGCTTTTCGATTCTCGTCCAGTTCTTTTCGTCAAAATCGCCGCCAGGCAAGCTGAACGGGTCCGCTCCCATCTCCCCGGAGCCTTGCACGCCGGAGTGGCCGCGAATCGGCATCACGCCGCAGTGCTTCCGGCCCAAAAAGCCGCGCAGAATCGCCAGATTGGCAACGGAGGAAATGTTGTCGGTCCCAAAGCGGTGCTGGGTCAGTCCCATGCTCCATACAAATACGCCTGATTTGGCATTGGCGAGCAAAAGCGCAAATTCTTTCAGCCGCTCCCTGCTCAAGCCAGAGGATTGCTCGATCTGATCCCACGGCAGATTGGTCACATGCCCCCGCAGCTCCTCGATGCCGTTTGCATGCTCCCGGACAAACTCGCGGTTGATCGCCGAGCCCGGATTGGCCTCCTCCATCTCAAACCAGTGCTTCATCACGCCGTTCATGAAGGCGATGTCGCCGCCGATGTTGACCTGGTAAAAATCGTCCGCGAGCTTCGTGCCGAACACAGCGCTCTCCGGCACCGACGGAATCCAGTATTTTTCCATCGCCGGCTCTTTGTAAGGGTTAATCAGGATGATCTTCGTTCCCGCTTTTTTGGCCGCGTACATGTACTTCGTGGAGACAGGCTGGTTGTTCGCCGGAACCGAGCCGAAGAAGACGAGCACATCCGTGCCGATCCAGTCCTGGTAGTTGCAGCTCGACGCCCCGATGCCAAGCGACCGCTTCAAGGCTGTCTTGCTCGGCGAGTGGCAAATGCGGGAGGCGTTGTCGATGTTGTTCGTCCCCAGAAAACGGGCCATTTTTGCCGCCGTATAGTACACTTCGTTAGTAATTCCCCGCGCAGTCAAGAAAAACGCGAGCTGCTTAGGACTGATGCCTTTGATCTTGTTCGCGATCCGGTCCAGAGCGTCGTTCCAACTGATCCGCGTGAATTTGTTTTCGCCCGGCTTGCGCGACAGCGGATAAGGAATCCTGCCCAGCTTGCGCAGCTCCACGCTCGACATCTGTTTTAGAGCGCTTACATCTTCGAGCCATTTGTCATCCATGGCAGGCATTGTATTGAGGCGCAGCACGTTCAGGCGCGTCGTGCACAAATGCGGGCCTGTGAGAGTCTGGTCGTACAGACCGGATACGCCGAGCGCGCAGCCGTCGCATACTCCCTGGGTCAAAATCCGGTAGGCGTAACCGAGGTTGTCCCGATTGTCATACACGACCTTCATCGTGTCGAGTATGTGATGCGGCTTGATTTTGCCAAGTCCCATGGGCATCATGGAAGCCCACAGGGAAGGCTTCAGCGACGTATCCAGCTTGACTGGTCCCTTATGCTTGGTCTTCCCCATTGGTTTTTTCGCTCCTCTCTTGTCAAACACCCTGAGACTAAAAAACCACCATGAAACCGTCCCTGATTCCCAAAGGAAGAGAGCGTGTTCACGGTGGTTGTCTAAAGGCAGGTTCGCTACCCAAGTCTCAACGTCGTGTTTGCTTGCGAAGTCCGCTTTGTCTAACCGGTGAACAGGAACGCTGCTTCGCTTAGACTTACGGTTCGTTTTTCCATTTTTTCTCGATGTCCTGATCGAAAACAAAGATGGACATCCCAAAATCACGTTCAATGTCAATGTCGACGAACAGGTCGACGAGTTTTGCGCCCAGAAACGCTTCCATGTCAACTGGCTGGTGTTTCCGATACATCTCCTTGACCATTTCGGTTCTGGCAGCTCGTAGTGTCTGCTTTCCATCTTCCGAAGTGGCAATGAACTTTTCCACCGGCGAAAGATTGCCCTCCATTTCGCAGATCGCCCAGTTTTTGCAAAACGTGGTGCTGATCTTGCTAGGTCCTTTCCCCATATGGCGCTTCCGGAAAGCTCTGACCAAATTACTGAACTCTGCTTCGAACTTATTCATCGACGGTACTCACCTTTATTCCAATCATTCTCTACTAAGACTTTACCATTGATTAACTAGCCAATTCAACTGACTTTTCTCTTTGTCTGGCTTCTTCCTTCAATTTTTTAATATCCAACCGGATTAAGAGGGAAATAAAGAAGGCTACAATGAACATCGCAGCGAACACGCTCATCGTTCCTGTGTAGCTTTGCGTCGTCTCGCGCACCCATGCGGCGAAGATCGGGCCTGCCAGCCCTGCCGCCGCCCATGCGGTCAAAATGTAGCCGTGAATCGCCCCGAGCTGGCGCGTGCCAAACAGGTCGCCAATGTAGGCAGGAATCGAGGCGAAGCCGCCTCCGTAGCAGGTCATGATGATGAACATCGCGATCATGAACAGCACCGGGTTGCTCATGTTCGGCAACAGGAAGAACAGCACCATCTGGATCGCGAAGAAAGCCGTGTACGTATTCGCCCGCCCGATGTAGTCAGACAGCGAAGCCCAGCCGATTCGTCCGCCGCCATTGAACAAGCCGTTCAGGCCCACCATCAGCGCAGCGGTTTGCACGGACATGCCGACCATTTCCTGCGCCATCGGCGAAGCGACGGAGATGACAGCAATTCCACAAGTCACGTTGATGAACAGCATCAGCCACAGCCAGTAAAAACGGCGCGTCTTGATCGCTTCGTTGGCGGTAAGCTGGCACAAGTCTTTTTTGATTTGCTTGTCGCCTGCTGCCCCTTCGGTCGAAAAACCTGCGGGCACCCAGCCTTTTGGCGGCGGAGACAAATATTGCGCAGATGCAAACATGACGACGAAATAAATGATACCTAAAATGTAAAAGGTGTTCGCAATGCCGACACTCTCAATCAGCGCGTTCATGATCGGGCTGGCGATCATCGAAGCGAAGCCAAAGCCCATGATCGCAAGTCCTGTCGCCAGTCCGCGGCGATCCGGGAACCACTTCACAAGCGTAGACACCGGGGTAATATACCCGACCCCAAGGCCGATTCCGCCCAGCACGCCATAACAAATGTACAAAAGCGGCAAGCTGGCAAGCTGGATGGCAAGCCCGGAGCCGACAATCCCGACGCCGAAAAAGATCGAGGCGAGCGTTCCCGCTTTTCGCGGCCCGTGCTTTTCTACGTAGTGTCCGAGAAAAGCCGCGGACAGCCCGAGAAACAAAATCGCGATGCTGAAAGTGAACTGCACATCGGGCAGTTCCCAGCCAAATTGCTGGGTGATCGGCTTGGTAAATACACTCCACGCGTACACCGATCCAATCGAGATGTGGATCCCCACCGCAGCCAGTGCAATCAGCCAACGGTTTTTCACTTGTTGCTCCATCATGTTCATCTCCTTTAAAATGGTCTTGGTTGGAATGAAGCCCAATCACTGGTGCGCCACTCCGAAAGCAAAAAGAAAAACTGCTGATTTCATCGACACCCCCCGCTTTTTCCGCACACACGGAAACAAAGGTATCAATGAAACACAGCAGTTAATCATCAGCAGGAACGCTACGTCAGCATCAACAAGCACGTGCCATCGTATTCAATTGGTGATTCACAGCGAGAGATTCGGTGACAGGTTCGCTGTTCCGTGTCTTTTCGCTCTATACGCGCAGGAAGTTACTGAAAGTAGAAAATTTTATGACACTTTCACCCTCACATAGTATACTACCATGTAAGCGCTCACTCGACAATATTTTCTCTGTCAAAATCTATTCACAACTTGTCATTTCTCCACGCATGAACATGATACGGGAGGTTCGCATGTCAAAACTGAGCAAAACAACCCGCCTGCGCGTCCTGAAAGTGACGGCTGACCAGCACCACTGGGAAGACGACGAGATCGTCACGGAGTACCCGCTCACGATTTTTCTCAATGACGAAGAGTTCGCCACCGTCGTCTGCACGCCAGCCGATCTGGACGAGATGGTGATCGGTTTTCTCGCAGCGGAGGGAGCCATCCAAAGCTTCGGGGAGATCAGGCAGATCACGATAGACGAGGCAAAAGGGCTGGCCTACGTAGACCTGCACAAAGAAACGATTTTGTCCCAGAGCTTTTACTCCAAGCGCAGAATTACGTCGTGCTGCGGCAAAAGCAGACAGTCCTTCTACTTTTTCAGCGATGCCCGCACAGCAAAGCCGGCGAGCGGCACCACCACCGTCACCTCTGCCCAATGCACCAGACTCATGGACGAGTTGCAAGCCTCCTCCGTTATCCATCAGCAGACAGGAGGCGTTCACAACGCGGCTCTGTGCACGCCTGACCAAGTTCTCTTGCAATATTCGGATATCGGACGCCACAACGCGCTGGACAAAATTTACGGGAAGTGCTTGCGGGATAATATCTCGACCGCGGACAAGATTCTCGTGTTCAGCGGACGGCTCTCGTCTGAAGTTTTGTTGAAAGCCGCCAAGATCGGCGCAGGCATCATCCTGTCCAAATCGGCTCCGACCGACCTCGCCCTGCAACTGGCAGAGGAACTGCAAATCACGGCCGTCGGCTTCATCCGCCAAAACAAAATGAATGTGTACACGCATCCGGAGCGGATCATTTTGCCCTAGCTCCGCTTCTTGCGTGAAAAACAGGACAAGCTTACGGCCGTCCTGTTTTTCTGCGTTGCTCTTCGCGGATGGCAGCCGCGTACTCTTCCGGAGTATTGGCATTGAACAGCGCCCACGGGTCGAGCCAGCCGTCCGGCACTTCCAGGACGGACAGCTTGCGAATCGTATTCATCAGCCGCAGCTCGCCCTGCTCCAACGCTTGTTCCCAGACGGGCTGCGTGCTTTTGCGGTACAAGGCGCACAGCGGATGAATCCGCCCCTGTGCCGAAGGAATGACCGCGTCCCAACCGTCTTTTCCGGCGGCATAGGCGAGCAGGCTTGCGAGCTGCGTCCGGTCCATAAACGGCAAGTCGCAGGAGAGCACGAGCAGCACGTCCTTCCTACACAGGCGAAACGCCGTCACCAGGCCGCTCACGGGTCCCGCTGACGGCACCAGATCGGCCGTCACGCTCACGCCGTCTCGTTTGACAAGCTCTGCCGGGATGCGCTCAGGCTCGTTGCACACGATCAGGCAAGGCATCCCCATCGCCAAAATTTCTGTTCCCAGCTCTGTCACCAAGGTGCCTTCGCGCCATGGAAGCTGGTCTTTCGCGACGCCCATCCGGCTGCTTTTTCCGCCAGCCAGAATGACCGCGTGTACGTTTGGCTGCATAAACATCTCCTGCCGTCTCCAAGATTTTTTCCTGCAAGGGTTGACAACAATCACTATTAGTTTATAATAATTATAAATAAGAAATCATTTTAAAAAAGGAGAGGTTACGATTATGGAAAACACTATGTTCAACGTTTTGAATAAACAAGTGGCAAACTGGACAGTTCTGTACACCAAGCTGCACAACTTTCACTGGAATGTAAAAGGCCCTCACTTCTTCACCCTGCACGCGAAGTTTGAAGAGCTGTACAACGAAGCTTCGGCGCACATCGACGCATTGGCAGAGCGCGTGTTGGCAATTGGCGGCAAACCTGTAGGCACATTGAGCGCATGTCTGAATACAGCGAGCATCACAGAAGCGGAAGGCAATGAAACCGCCGAGCAAATGGTGGAAACCGTCGCCCGCGACTTCGCGATCCTCGTCGACGAGCTGAAACTGGCAATCGAGGCTGCCGAACAAGCAGACGACGAGGCGACAGCGGACATGCTCCTGGAAATTCGCAGCGGTCTGGAAAAACACATCTGGATGCTCAACGCTTTCCTGCAATAACAGCTTGCCCGTTACCATCCCATACAAAAAGGCGATCGTGCTTGCACGTCGCCTTTTTTGCTGTGAATCAAGCGGCTACCCAGTCCAAGTCCGGGCAGGCAAGCCGTCTTTTCTGTCTACGCCAGTGAAAAAATCAGCTTTCTTCCATCTTTTCCCACTTTTACCTGAGGCAGATACTTCAATGACTTTTGTACGCCGATGTACGGGCTGGCGAACTCTACGTCATGCCGTTCCTTCAAAATCGAACAAAGATCGGCCAGGGACATCGGAGACATGCTTTCCCGCAAGATGTTCTCGATGTGATTGGCCACTTCCTGATAATTGTGACGAATGTGGGTCTTTCGTACCTTGATCCGCTTCACCATATCTGTCGGAAGCTCCTCAGTCGCCACCGCTACTTCGTCAGACAGCTCAGTTGCATCAAAGCCTGCCTCGGCATCCATTTCCCGAATCCGGTTCAGAATTTGCTTGATGTCTGCTCCCAACTGCTTGTCCTGGTCTACGTATTGCCGGCGCAGAGCCATTCGCTGCTCCAGCATGGCCTGCAGTGTCATCTGCAACGCTTTCCGTTCATTAAACATTGCGCTATGTATTCCCCTTTTCACAAAAAGTAGAATTTTATGGAATGTACCCTCAATGATAATATAACTCGTCCCCCTTGAAAACGAGGAATTTAGGCGCACAAACGCTGACGACTTTCGCGATAGCCAAAAAAACGAGCTAACTCCCTTATATGAAAATCTCCCCCAAGCATGCCTATACTTAAGGGAGTTGTCAGTGTCCTACACAAACGATTATTTCCTCAATACCTGAAATTCGAAACGATCTTCTGCAGTTCTTCGGACATCTTGGACAGAGCCAAAGCTGACGAAGCAATTTCTTCCATGGAAGCCAACTGCTCTTCCGTAGCAGCAGAAACATTTTGCGTTCCGGCTGCTATTTCTCTGGCTACTTCCCGTATGGTTGCCACCGATTGCACAATGTCTTCCATCGACCCTGCGACCCGCTGCGCACTGCCTGACACCGCTTGAATCTGAACAACAACATCGCCCACTGAGCGTTGGATGTGCGCGAAGGAAGTTTCTGCCTGGGTTGCTACTACCATACCTTCGCTTACTTCGTTTTTCACTTGAGCCATGGAAGCTACCGCTTTTTGCATCTGTTCGCGGATCATCGAAATTAAATCGCTGATTTTACTTGCCGATCCGGCTGACTGCTCCGCAAGCTTTCTTACTTCCTCTGCAACGACAGCAAATCCCCTGCCGTGTTCCCCTGCCCTTGCCGCTTCAATAGCTGCATTCAAAGCCAGCAAATTCGTTTGAGCAGCAATGTCGGTAATCACTTGAACAATTTCGCCAATTTCCTCTGAACGATCGCCCAAATCTTGGATTGCATTTGCCAGGTCATGCGTCTTGGCGTGAATGGAACCCATTTGTTCGTTTGCGGTTTGGAGCGCCTGATTTCCTTCCTCTGCCACTTGCGCTGCTTGTACGGCGGAAGCGGATACTTTCTGGGCGTTGGCCGCAATTTTTTCAATTTCTTGCGCCATTTCGTTAAGTGTCTGGGCACTCTGGTCTACGCTGGAGGCTTGTTGCTCGGAGCCCGAGGCTACTTCTTGCATGATGGAAGCGACTTGCTCGGTGGCTCTGCTTGTTTGTTCAGCGCTTGCCGTTAACTCTTCCGCAGATGCGGCAACCTGTTCTGCATTGACGCCCACTTGATGTATCAGGGTACGCAAGTTGTTTTTCATGACGGTAAAGGAACGCGCCAGTTCTCCGATCTCGTCCTTGTTCTTTACCACGATATCTTCCACAGTCAGGTCTCCCGCCGCCATTTTTTGTGCAGAAGAGGCCAACAAGACGACGGGTCTCGCAATCCAGCGCGAGACAAAATAGCCAATGCAAAGTGCCAAAACGACTGCGATCGCACTGATGATGAGTCCGGTTGTGATGACGCCGTCTACCCGAATGGAGTTTTCTTGCGAGGCTTGCGTCATTTGTGCTTGTTCCCGCTCATTGATTTCGTCAGCTACCGCCCGAATGTCCCTGGAAAGCGGAAACAACGTGGTCGTGGCGATTTCCAGAGCCCGGTCG
It includes:
- the hmpA gene encoding NO-inducible flavohemoprotein, which codes for MLNQKTIDIIKSTVPVLEVHGTTITKRFYQRMFANHPELLNIFNHANQKQGRQQTALANAVYAAALYIDKLETILPVVKQIGHKHRSLGIKPEHYPIVGENLLGAIKEVLGDAATDEIIEAWAEAYGVIADAFISVEAEMYEQAENQPGGWADFREFVVERKVKESDVITSFYLVPKDGKEIASYEPGQYVSVKMEIPGEENTHIRQYSLSDAPGNPYYRISVKREDAIGDKPAGKVSVYLWEHVNEGDILPLSAPAGDFILDQQDDRPVVLISGGVGLTPMMSMLKTLVKTGSNRPVTFIHAAQNGNVHAMRDSVEELAAQHPQVKAFWCYEKPTEQDRAAQAFHKEGYIDLPWLQSVIADKNASFYFCGPVPFMKTVNRALKEWGVPAQDIHFEFFGPAGTLD
- a CDS encoding suppressor of fused domain protein is translated as MTLEEYKQRASEQDDWAPGWDAIDEVFHQLYPAQEPAHYATNMVNRAMFGGDAYLDGFSIYQSPNGYKHILTYGMTELYTDEEAYGGEWSRWGYEMTIKLKEDSNEECMWAIDMLSNLARYTYTQKRFFEPNQFVAGNGTSIHIGTDSAITALLMVEDTEAKGIDTVHGRVEFLQLVGITQKELEALKDDPAQAETLIAAMKKDNPYLLTDMNRVQSYL
- a CDS encoding histidine phosphatase family protein, whose amino-acid sequence is MNAWFQTYDLADIEAGRTDLKGIEWSRCYSSSLSRAVKTAELIFQGPITQMAELKEIAPPALPARLRLPFLLWAILIRRGFNGPKFKIASNGELYLFERQQPES
- the mobB gene encoding molybdopterin-guanine dinucleotide biosynthesis protein B, which produces MDKQPCVLQIVGYSNSGKTTLLTKLIPLLEGAGLRVGVIKHDGGHDFEWDQPGKDTWRYREAGASIVAITSRTKTAIVEQRPQELAVLVQRLAAAGANLVLVEGFKREGYPKLVLLRRPEDAELLRSVSNLVGVVSWGEQKQAELPCFHVDDIDGIARFVRERIEEAPPII
- the glp gene encoding gephyrin-like molybdotransferase Glp codes for the protein MRFARQTVSVEEAMGKWLAALPTLETERVHIGEAYGRILACDLYATYDLPHFDRSPLDGFAVRAADTVGATIASPLALKVIETVAAGQVPERTVTEGCATRIMTGAMMPEGADAVIMFEQTQNPGEHAETVWIKRAMQPGENVSRRGEEMAKGTVIAKAGERINAGTIASLATFGYAQVDVFRRPRVGLLATGSELLGIDEPLVPGKIRNSNMVMLTALIAEAGGIPVCFSGLPDELAVAKQKISEYMQQVDVLVSSGGVSVGDFDVIALLTDEPDVELLFNRVAMRPASPTTSMLVGGKPYLALSGNPGACFLGFELFARTAIRRLSGAAEVVPHAIRARLAVSYQKPCPFPRYLRGRLLEQDGGLLAVPDFNEKAGNLGTLKDSECFIVIPPGGSGKQAGELVEVLTHAAPTWRKEG
- a CDS encoding FdhF/YdeP family oxidoreductase, producing MGKTKHKGPVKLDTSLKPSLWASMMPMGLGKIKPHHILDTMKVVYDNRDNLGYAYRILTQGVCDGCALGVSGLYDQTLTGPHLCTTRLNVLRLNTMPAMDDKWLEDVSALKQMSSVELRKLGRIPYPLSRKPGENKFTRISWNDALDRIANKIKGISPKQLAFFLTARGITNEVYYTAAKMARFLGTNNIDNASRICHSPSKTALKRSLGIGASSCNYQDWIGTDVLVFFGSVPANNQPVSTKYMYAAKKAGTKIILINPYKEPAMEKYWIPSVPESAVFGTKLADDFYQVNIGGDIAFMNGVMKHWFEMEEANPGSAINREFVREHANGIEELRGHVTNLPWDQIEQSSGLSRERLKEFALLLANAKSGVFVWSMGLTQHRFGTDNISSVANLAILRGFLGRKHCGVMPIRGHSGVQGSGEMGADPFSLPGGDFDEKNWTRIEKLWKFPIPKWQGDIVGISLENALLPDGHERKTRLFYTSGGNFLETMPDPDFMEKCLENVELRVHQDIIFNTSTLVDAKEEVIVLPAMTRYEQPGGGTSTSTERMVYFSAEIEGPRIEEARAEWQIYVDLAARVHPDKKHLMHFASAEEIRAEIAQANPNYDGIQHLKKRGDVFQWGGAWLCEDGVCPTPDGRANLLPIEIPQLDKPEGHFYVTTRRGKQFNSMIYSNKDPFNNADRYDILINPEDARELRIAEGETIVVYNSYGTYQGRAKFEDTRRGNIQVYWPEGNVLIPKGVYEAFAGIPEYNTAVKIEKADSFTANKDLKYKEKPIEDLEVNVG
- a CDS encoding DUF2294 domain-containing protein, encoding MNKFEAEFSNLVRAFRKRHMGKGPSKISTTFCKNWAICEMEGNLSPVEKFIATSEDGKQTLRAARTEMVKEMYRKHQPVDMEAFLGAKLVDLFVDIDIERDFGMSIFVFDQDIEKKWKNEP
- a CDS encoding L-lactate MFS transporter, with the protein product MEQQVKNRWLIALAAVGIHISIGSVYAWSVFTKPITQQFGWELPDVQFTFSIAILFLGLSAAFLGHYVEKHGPRKAGTLASIFFGVGIVGSGLAIQLASLPLLYICYGVLGGIGLGVGYITPVSTLVKWFPDRRGLATGLAIMGFGFASMIASPIMNALIESVGIANTFYILGIIYFVVMFASAQYLSPPPKGWVPAGFSTEGAAGDKQIKKDLCQLTANEAIKTRRFYWLWLMLFINVTCGIAVISVASPMAQEMVGMSVQTAALMVGLNGLFNGGGRIGWASLSDYIGRANTYTAFFAIQMVLFFLLPNMSNPVLFMIAMFIIMTCYGGGFASIPAYIGDLFGTRQLGAIHGYILTAWAAAGLAGPIFAAWVRETTQSYTGTMSVFAAMFIVAFFISLLIRLDIKKLKEEARQREKSVELAS